The stretch of DNA CCGTGCAGCGCCGGAATCGTTGCGCGGCAACCAGATTCCGGCGCGCAACGGCTCACCCTGCACGGTGCCGAAGGTGACCGTCCGATCCGGCGGGGGCATGGGCCTGCCGCCCTGCACGACGTCCGCGAATCCGACGTCCGCACCGTGCGAATGCGCGTAGCCGAGTTGCGCGCCGAGCACCGCCAGCGCCCCGAGCAGCGTGATCGAGCCGGTGGCCAGGCCGCAGATCGCGCTGCGGCGGGCCTGCGACCGCCACGCCATCCAGCTCAGCAGCACGACCAGCAGGCCGGTCAGCGCGAACTCGAACGGCCGCCGCCCGACGACCGACCCGAACGAGCCGACCACCGGTAGCGCCGGGATTAGGGCGCCGAGCACGAGCACCGCGACGACGATCGAGGCGGCGACACCGAGTGCGCCGAACGCGCCGCGCAGCCTGCCGCCGCGATCGCCCGGTCTCAGCTTCGAGGACATGCCGTGCTCCGTTCGAGGCCGGGACTTAGGGGCACTTTCGGGATGATTTGCGCAGCGGTGCCGGTAGCGGAACCTCAGCGACTTCCTCGCCGCCCCTTGCCGGTGTGACCGCGATTTCTGACGTAGCACCCTACGCGGCGAAATCGCTGTCCTCGCGAGGAAGCCGCTGCGAACCCGCGGCGGTGCCGGTTGCTCGCATGGTCGGCCGCTCAGCGGCTCCGCCGCTGACAAGACAATGACCAAAAATCACACTGAAACGACCCCTTGAAGTCAGGGGAGCGCTGATCTCCGACAAGCCCTGTGTGATCACTGGCACAGTCCGGTGCCGGGAACAAATCCGGGAAAAGGAGCGGTTGGAACCGGCGATGAGCACCTCGGCGAACTCCGACCGCGCACCGGCCAACGGCTCCGGCGCACCCGACGAGCCGGACCCGATCCGCGGGCGCGCGCACGGACGTTCGGCCGTTCCGCTTTCGATCCTCGACCTCGCGCCGGTCGGCGCGGCGACCACGCCGGGCGATGCGCTGGCGACCACGACCGAACTCGCCAAGTCCGCCGAGAGCTGGGGATTCCACCGGCTGTGGGTGGCCGAGCACCACGGGATGCCCGGCATCGCCAGCTCCTCCCCGTCGGTCGTGATCGCGCACTTGGCTTCGGCGACCAGCACGCTGCGGCTCGGTTCCGGCGGCGTGATGCTGCCCAACCACGCGCCGCTGGTCGTCGCCGAGCAGTTCGGCACCCTCCAAGCGCTCCACCCTGGCCGCATCGACCTGGGCATCGGGCGCGCACCCGGCACCGACCAGGGCACCGCCCGCGCACTGCGCCGCACCAGCGGGCCGCTGTCGGCGGACGACTTCCCGCAGCAGCTCGGGGAGCTGATGGCGTTCATGGGCGACGGTTTCCCCGCCGATCACCCCTACGTGGAGGTGCAGTCGGTGCCGCACGGCCAGGCGCCGCCGGTGTGGCTGCTGGGTTCCAGCGGGTTCAGCGCGCAGGTCGCCGGAGCGCTCGGCTTGCCGTTCGCGTTCGCGCACCACTTCAGCGCCCGCAACACGATCCCGGCGATGGAGCTCTACCGCGAGTCCTTCCAGCCCTCGGCGGTGCTGGACGAGCCGTACGCGCTGATCGGCGTGCAGACCATCGCCGCGGACACCGACGAGGAAGCGCTGGACCTGACCCGGCCGATCGCGCTGAACATGCTCCGGCTGCGCCGCGGCAGCCCCGGCCCGATCCCGAGTCCCGAGGAAGCGCGCGAATACCCGTACTCCGAGGTGGAGCAAAGCTTCGTGGACAGCTGGCTGGCCGACGCCGTCTACGGCTCGCCGCAGCGCGTGCGCACCGAACTGGAGGAGCTGCGCGAACGCACCGGGGCGAACGAGCTCATGCTCACCGCGAACATGTACGACCGGGAGTCCAAGCTGCACTCCTACGAGTTGATCGCCCGCGAATACGGGCTGCCCGGCGTGGCCTGAACAGCGCCTCGAGCTGCGCAGCGTGGTCGGCGCCACTATCCCACCAGGTCACGCGCAGGCGTGGGAAAGCTGTGGCGTACGGTCGGACTGCTCGAAACGAAGCTGGCGAGCCGGCGGCGGGATTGAGGGGTCTGTGGTGAAGCCTGGCGTGCTGGTCGCGTACCGGGTCATGGCGTACGTGACCGCGGTGCTGCTGATCTTGCTGTGCGCGACGATGGTGCTGAAGTACCTGTGGCCGGAGGGGTCGGCGACCCAGCTCTTCGGTGACACCTGGACCACGACCATCGGTATCGGCCACGGCTACCTCTACATCATCTACTTGTTCGTCGCGCTGGTGACCACGGTGCAGCTGCGGATTCCCTACGGGCGGATGCTGCTGGTGCTGCTGGCCGGCACCATCCCGTTCGGCGCGTTCTTCGCCGAGCGCAAAGTGGTGCTGTGGCACCGGTTGCGCACCAGCGGTGAGCCGCTTCCGTTCGAGCGATCGAGCAGCGCGGCGGCTGCATCGGGGTCGACGAACTCATGACCTCAGTTCCCGAACGAGTCACCGACGAACCCACCACCTCCGCGGAGCCGAAGCGGCGCGGCGTGCTGGCGGCGTACCTGGCGCTGACCAAGCCGCGGGTCATCGAGCTGCTGCTGGTGACCACCATCCCGGCGATGTTCCTGGCCGAGCGCGGCATTCCCTCGCCGTGGCTGGTGCTGGTCACGCTGGCGGGCGGTGCCATGTCCGCGGGCAGCGCGAACGCGCTGAACTGCGTGGCCGACTCGGACATCGACGCGGTCATGCACCGCACCCGCAGCCGCCCGCTGGTCAGCTACGAGGTGCCGCGCAAGCACGCGCTGATCTTCGGGATCGTGCTGGGCGCTGCGTCGTTCGGCATCCTCGCGCTGGGCGCGAACCTGCTGGCCGCGGTGCTGTCGCTGGCGGCGATCCTGTTCTACGTCTTCGTCTACACGCTGGTGCTCAAGCGCCGCACCTCGCAGAACATCGTGTGGGGCGGGGCAGCGGGCTGCATGCCCGTGGTGATCGGCTGGGCCGCGGTGGCGGGCAAGGTCGAGTGGCCCGCGCTGGTGATGTTCGGGGTGGTGTTCCTGTGGACACCGCCGCACTTCTGGTCGCTGGCGATGAAGTACCGCGACGACTACGCCAGCGCCGGGGTGCCGATGCTGCCGGTGGTGGCCACCCCGCGGCAGGTCTCGGCGCGGATCTTGGTCTACAGCTACGCCACGGTGGCCTGCACGCTGCTGCTGGTGCCCGCGACGAGCTGGATCTACGTCGCTTTCGCGGTGCTGGCGGGTACGGCGTTCCTGGTCGTGGCGCAGCGGCTGCACGGCGCGGTGCGGCGCAACGGGGTCGCCAATCCGATGGCGCTGTTCCACCTGTCGAACTCGTACCTGACGGTGCTTTCGGTGGCCATCGCGGTGGATGCGGCGGTCGGCCTGCCCAGCTTGGGCTGAGGCGCCCGATCACAGGTCGAGATGGCGTCGCAGCGCGGCGTCGAGTGCTTCGAGTGATTTGCGGGGCAGCGCGCCTATCCGGCTCCGGATCCGCGTGAAGGAGACCGCGCGCAGTTGTTCGGCCTGGGATTTGGAGTCGTTGTCCAGACCGCACTCGGTCGCCCTTAGCAGCACTTGGAACGGCAGCACGCGGGAGATGTTCGAGGTCACTGGAACCACGGTGACGACCCCGCGGCCGAGCCGCTGGATGCTGCGGTTCGCGGCGTCGTGCTCACGACGACAGCGGGAAGGGTCTTGTTCGCTTCCGAGGCTCCAGCTCGCCCCAGAAGATCTCACCGCGCCGCTTCGCTGATTCCGTCGGCGGTCGTGGAGTCCCAGATCCCGGTATCGCCGGACTCGTCCCACTCCTGCCATGCCGCTGCGTAAGCGTCTTCCAGGTCGGCGCTACGCAGTAGTTCGACGAGCTGGTGGAGCACCGCGGATCGGGAGTTGACGCCAGCCTGTTCGGCGTAGGAGCCGATGAACGCGACATCGTCCTCCGACAAGCTCGCACTCACCTTCATACTTGTGACGCTACTGGCTTTGCCACCGATTTCG from Saccharopolyspora sp. SCSIO 74807 encodes:
- a CDS encoding type II toxin-antitoxin system PemK/MazF family toxin encodes the protein MTSNISRVLPFQVLLRATECGLDNDSKSQAEQLRAVSFTRIRSRIGALPRKSLEALDAALRRHLDL
- a CDS encoding antitoxin; translation: MSEDDVAFIGSYAEQAGVNSRSAVLHQLVELLRSADLEDAYAAAWQEWDESGDTGIWDSTTADGISEAAR
- a CDS encoding heme o synthase; translated protein: MTSVPERVTDEPTTSAEPKRRGVLAAYLALTKPRVIELLLVTTIPAMFLAERGIPSPWLVLVTLAGGAMSAGSANALNCVADSDIDAVMHRTRSRPLVSYEVPRKHALIFGIVLGAASFGILALGANLLAAVLSLAAILFYVFVYTLVLKRRTSQNIVWGGAAGCMPVVIGWAAVAGKVEWPALVMFGVVFLWTPPHFWSLAMKYRDDYASAGVPMLPVVATPRQVSARILVYSYATVACTLLLVPATSWIYVAFAVLAGTAFLVVAQRLHGAVRRNGVANPMALFHLSNSYLTVLSVAIAVDAAVGLPSLG
- a CDS encoding DUF3817 domain-containing protein — translated: MKPGVLVAYRVMAYVTAVLLILLCATMVLKYLWPEGSATQLFGDTWTTTIGIGHGYLYIIYLFVALVTTVQLRIPYGRMLLVLLAGTIPFGAFFAERKVVLWHRLRTSGEPLPFERSSSAAAASGSTNS
- a CDS encoding LLM class flavin-dependent oxidoreductase; this translates as MSTSANSDRAPANGSGAPDEPDPIRGRAHGRSAVPLSILDLAPVGAATTPGDALATTTELAKSAESWGFHRLWVAEHHGMPGIASSSPSVVIAHLASATSTLRLGSGGVMLPNHAPLVVAEQFGTLQALHPGRIDLGIGRAPGTDQGTARALRRTSGPLSADDFPQQLGELMAFMGDGFPADHPYVEVQSVPHGQAPPVWLLGSSGFSAQVAGALGLPFAFAHHFSARNTIPAMELYRESFQPSAVLDEPYALIGVQTIAADTDEEALDLTRPIALNMLRLRRGSPGPIPSPEEAREYPYSEVEQSFVDSWLADAVYGSPQRVRTELEELRERTGANELMLTANMYDRESKLHSYELIAREYGLPGVA